The following proteins come from a genomic window of Methylorubrum populi:
- a CDS encoding LysR family transcriptional regulator, with protein sequence MDLSALSDFLLVASHGGFGRAARASGRPKATLSRRVAELEASLGARLIERGERSLRLTEAGTLLHARTGPLLGEIAEAGAAVRGGLDRPRGRLRVSAPLLLSDSALGRIAARFVRAYPEVDLTIRSEDRLVDPVEEDFDVVIRVNPRPDARLVGRCVLRDAPWLVAAGDAVRPDPRSDGGPTPLSCVVRAEPRPGEVWTVREGSARLAFAPVPVLRLSSLPMLRDAVVAGAGAAVLPRSLVGGDVAAGRLALWGWLEGPPNEVWALHTSRRLVSPKVSAFVSYLAEALQPSEAPPTAPRT encoded by the coding sequence ATGGACCTCTCGGCGCTCTCGGACTTTCTTCTCGTCGCCAGCCACGGCGGGTTCGGCCGCGCCGCCCGGGCGAGCGGCCGGCCGAAGGCGACGCTGTCGCGCCGCGTCGCGGAGCTCGAGGCGAGCCTGGGCGCGCGGCTGATCGAGCGGGGCGAGCGCAGCCTGCGCCTGACCGAGGCGGGGACCCTCCTGCACGCCCGCACCGGGCCGCTGCTCGGCGAGATTGCCGAGGCCGGCGCGGCGGTGCGTGGGGGCCTGGACCGGCCGCGCGGGCGCCTGCGGGTGAGCGCGCCGCTGCTTCTCTCCGATTCCGCGCTCGGTCGCATCGCCGCCCGCTTCGTGCGCGCCTATCCCGAGGTTGATCTGACGATCCGATCGGAGGACCGCCTCGTCGATCCGGTCGAGGAGGATTTCGACGTCGTCATCCGGGTGAATCCGAGGCCGGACGCGCGCCTAGTCGGGCGCTGCGTGCTGCGCGACGCGCCCTGGCTCGTAGCCGCAGGCGACGCAGTCCGCCCGGATCCGAGGTCAGATGGCGGGCCGACCCCGCTCTCCTGCGTGGTGCGCGCGGAACCGCGGCCGGGCGAGGTCTGGACCGTGCGCGAGGGCTCGGCGCGCCTCGCCTTCGCCCCCGTGCCGGTTCTGCGGCTGTCCTCGCTGCCGATGCTGCGCGACGCGGTCGTCGCGGGTGCCGGCGCCGCAGTGCTCCCGCGCTCCCTCGTCGGCGGCGATGTCGCGGCGGGCCGGCTGGCGCTCTGGGGATGGCTCGAAGGCCCGCCGAACGAGGTCTGGGCGTTGCACACCTCGCGCAGGCTGGTCAGCCCGAAGGTCTCGGCCTTCGTGTCGTATCTGGCGGAGGCGCTTCAGCCTTCCGAAGCGCCTCCCACCGCGCCCCGGACCTGA
- a CDS encoding aldo/keto reductase family oxidoreductase: MNDLERAGTYALGDRVVKRLGYGAMQLAGPHVFGPPKDRDGAVAVLREAVARGVNHIDTSDFYGPHVTNQIIREALHPYPDDLVIVTKVGAKRGSDASWNPAFSAEDLTRAVHDNLRNLGLDALDVVNLRIMFDVSGPAEGSIEAPLAVLADLQRQGLVRRIGLSNVMQRQVAEGRRIAEIVCVQNAYNLAHRADDGLVDDLAAAGIAYVPFFPLGGFSPLQSTTLSGVAERLGVTPMQVALAWLLRRAPNILLIPGTSSVAHLRENLAAADLTLPDAVMAELDRIAAPAEMA; this comes from the coding sequence ATGAACGATCTCGAACGAGCCGGCACCTACGCCCTGGGCGATCGCGTGGTGAAGCGCCTGGGCTACGGCGCGATGCAACTCGCCGGGCCGCACGTCTTCGGCCCGCCGAAGGACCGGGACGGCGCCGTCGCGGTGCTGCGCGAGGCGGTGGCTCGGGGCGTGAACCACATCGACACGAGCGACTTCTACGGCCCGCACGTCACCAACCAGATCATCCGCGAGGCGCTGCACCCCTATCCGGACGATCTCGTCATCGTCACGAAGGTGGGTGCGAAGCGGGGATCGGACGCCTCGTGGAACCCGGCCTTCTCGGCCGAGGACCTCACCCGGGCGGTCCACGACAACCTGCGCAATCTCGGCCTGGACGCGCTCGATGTCGTCAACCTGCGGATCATGTTCGACGTGTCGGGTCCGGCCGAGGGCTCCATCGAGGCGCCGCTCGCCGTCCTGGCGGATCTCCAGCGCCAGGGTCTGGTGCGCCGGATCGGCCTCAGCAACGTGATGCAGCGGCAGGTGGCCGAGGGGCGGAGGATCGCGGAGATCGTCTGCGTCCAGAATGCCTACAACCTCGCACACCGGGCGGATGACGGGCTCGTCGACGACCTCGCGGCGGCGGGGATCGCCTACGTGCCGTTCTTCCCGCTCGGAGGCTTCAGCCCGCTGCAATCGACGACGCTGTCCGGAGTCGCCGAGCGGCTCGGCGTGACGCCGATGCAGGTCGCGCTCGCCTGGCTCCTGCGCCGCGCGCCCAACATCCTGCTGATCCCCGGTACGTCGTCGGTGGCGCATCTGCGCGAGAACCTGGCCGCCGCCGATCTCACCCTGCCGGACGCGGTGATGGCGGAGCTGGACCGGATCGCGGCCCCGGCCGAAATGGCCTGA